CCCCGCCTTTAGAGCGGGGAAGGGGCAAGTATTCCCCGCCTGCGAACCCCGAAAGGGTCACCGCGAAAGCTCTGAAGCGAGGGGATAAGAGGTCCTCCTCCCCTGATAACTGAGACATTACCAATCCCCCTAGGGGAGTTTCCCCTTGTCTTTTCGTATTGTAGATGATAATTTATCAAAGATTCAGAACAAGATTCCAATCAAGGAGTTATGTGATGAAGGTAAAAAAGAGGATGGCCAAAAAGTTGGTGACCATCAGGAAGGATGCCACCATCTCCGACGCCATCCGCCTCATGAAGGAACACTCCATCCGCCATCTGCCGGTGATCGAGGGGGGGAAGCTGGTAGGTTGGGTGACTGAGGGGGATATCCACCAAGCCTACCTCGCCTCCCTTATCGAGCAGCTGAGCGTGGGTGATATCATGATCAAAAACCCCATTACTATATCCCCAGGGGCCAATCTAGAGGAGGCAGCAGAGCTTCTCTATCGCCACGCGATAGGGGGCCTACCCGTAGTGGATGGAGGTAAGCTGGTTGGTGTCATCACCGTGGCCGATATCATGGCGGCCTTTATTGAGGTAATGGGGATCCTAAAGGAAAGCTCCCGGATCGATGTGATTCTGGGGGGGAAACCCCACGCCTTTGAAAGCGTCTCCAGGGTCATCATGGACCATGGGAGCGAAATCATCAGTGTGGGGATGTCCGCCCATCAAGACCGCAAAAAGCGGGTCTATTACCTCCGACTTACCAAGTGTGACGTGCATGCGGTGGCCAATAAGATAGAGGAGGTTGGGTATAAAGTGGTCTCCATGACGGAGTAATAAAGGGTGGTCAAAAAGAGTAAAGGATATAAGGTAGATGCGACCGGGAAAGAAAAGGTAGATGACATCCTTCAGGAGGTGGTCACTGCCCAGGGCCAAAAGGTCAAGCCCAAGGAGATCCTCAAAAGGATTTCCTCTCATCTGGAGCAAGAACCCTCCCTTACCGTCCCCTTGATAGATGGCCTGGCAGGAGTTCCCACACCTCAGACCGCCCAGCTCCTGCAAGAGATGATGACCACGGCACAGGAAAAAGGGGTCATCAAGGCCATAAAGAGGACCCTTTACAGGTTGAGGCAGAAGGGGATTCAATGGAAGGAAAAGCCCCCTCAAGAGAGGCCGGTGCTGCGTCCCCCCAGGCCTGGAGAGCCCCAGGGATATTTGGGGGCCATGGACTCCGTGGGTAGCAGGATCATCGTGATCGCTCGCCCCCGTCCCCTCGGGGGGATGCGGGTATATTTTTGCATCGTGAACGACCTAGAGGGGGTCCAGCGCTTTGAGCTTAATGACTTTACCAAAAAGGGTTTTAAGGAGTTTGTGGAAAGCCTCCTCTACTCTGTGGAATTCCCTGTGGTGGAGGCCCCAGGAGGATATTGCGTTCACCTCGTCAAAGAGGCCTCTGATCTCTCACAAAGGCTTGCCAACCCCCTTCCACCGGGGATTCAAGATGCCGAAAAGGGACTACAGGATGTCAAATGGAATGGCCCTATCCCCCTCATCTACCAGTACATAGCTGAAGAAGAGATAAAGGATCGGGTGAGGCTCTTAAGGGAGGCGGCCAATCTGCACAGGGTCCTTCCCTTTTCCTCCTGGTCCCTCAGACCTGAGGAGGTGCGAAAATATGCTGAGGCCATAAAGGAGGCCGGGGAGAGCCACATCGTCCTCACCCCCCAACAGAAGGATGCCCGGCTAAGCTCCATCTACATGGAGGCCCTTCAGGAACTCTTCCCTGAACAAAGGAGGCTTCTGTGGAAAAGACGCCTGGAGGAGATGGCCTATATCCTGTGGAAGATGGGCAAGGAAAAGGAGGCCAGCATGGCCATGAGCGCTGCCGTAGATCTGAAGACCCCCTTTAACCCCATAGAGCCCAACCCATTTATCTGGAACCTCCTGCTAAAATCTATATATGGCCTGTTGGAGACCACTTACAAAAAGAGGGAAAAAGAAGGGGAGGCCTCTCTCATCGTCACCCCTTGATCAGGAACTCATCCTCCCAATCGGACCCACACCTCCTGGACCTTCTCCCGGCTGATCCTCAGATAGTCCCGGTCCCGGGGAAAAACCTCTTCAAACTCCTCCCTCATTCCGCCCTCCTTTTCGCCTCCCGCACCCAGAGCCTCACCAAGGCAGGAGTAAAGCTCCGATGAGATTTTTGCAGGCGATAGTTTATCTCATTTAACCTCAGATATAAATCCGAGGGGTCTTGTTGAACGAGATCAAAGAGGCTCCCCACCCCTAGTTTCTGGAGGAGGAGATAGTTCTCCATCCCCATCCCTTTTAAGGTGATCATCTCTGCCTCCCGAATAAGTTCCTCTGCCTCTGGGGGGGGAATACCCACATTGACTAGGCCCTTTTGTCCTCTCCTGAGGAGATCTTGGACCTTTCTCATCCCTGACTCCTGCAGGCGCCCTTTCCATTCCTCCTGCACCCCAGGGAGATCTTTGATCAAGGGGAAGTGGGAGATCACGGTGAAACGGTCTATACCGGTAAAGATGAGGAGGCAGAAGAGAGGCAAAAGGGCCCAGAGGGCGCCCCTTATCCAGGCCCTACCCCTCTGTCTCAACAATAGAAAGAAACAATAGATAACGTAAGCGCTCACGGCGAAGGGGGGAAAGCCTAGAAATCCAAACATGGGCATCTCAAACAGTTTTCCCTCCTCAAAGAAGGGGACGGTGTAGATCCATTTGGTCTGGGCCCAGAAGTTCCAAAACTCCCACAAAAAGCCGCAGATCAATCCTGCTACAAGAAGGGTCAAGAGCCCTTTCAGCTCACCCTTCTCTATATCCTGCAGGAGGGAGTCGCCGCCATAGCGGTAATTAACAGGTCCCAGGAGGAAGGCAAAGCCTATCCATACCAGGGGGAAGCAGTAGCGGGGGAGAAGGAGGGTGGCGAGCAGTGAGGACCCCCCCAGGAAAACCAAGGCCCTAAGGAGTCTAGCAGAGGGGTTCAACACCTTCCATGATACACCTCGAAAGATCCCCATCCCCTTCAAGAGGTGAGCTGTCTCGCACAGACCGGGCAGGACCGTCCCATAGGCCACGGCATATCCGACCCACCTCCTCCAGGCTTCATGAGGGACGTTGACGTAGTGCCAGTTTGCCAGCCGAAAATTAAAGGCCTCGAAGATACACCAGACGAAGATCGACAAGGGGATCATCAGGAGGAAAGGGCGGGTCCTGTTGACAAGGAGGGATTCCCCCTGCATCCAATAAACTAGGGCGTCGGCGACCAGAATATAGGACCACCAAGCGAAGCAATAGAAATAGCTAGTAAAGGGTTCTTGCCCCTGGCGCATCATCACGGCGGCCAAGACAAAGAGGGCGATCCCGATGAAGCCGTGAATCTTAAACCTTCCTCCCATCCCTCTTCCCCAATTCCCTTAAAGGGCGCATCCTTTTGATGCCCTGATCATCCAGAAGGTCCTGGAGGATCTTTGAGGGGCGTTGGACAATTGCTTCTATCTTGATGACCTTGGTAGGGGTGACGATGAAATCCACCGCGACGTCCTTTTCCTCCATTGGTACCTCCTCGCGCACCTGCAGATCATCCACCAGGGCGACGATGGGGGTCCTTTCCTTCACGGAGCCGATCTCCCGCAAGATCATGTATTCCAGATCGAAGTATCCGCTCCCTTTACCGATCCTTCCACCATGGAGCCCCACAGCCACAGCCCCGGTCACCAACAGATCTACCTCTCCTATCTCCTTGCGAAAAGTTGCCACCCTCTTGCCGAATTTCTGCACTCCGGAGCTGCGTACTGCCCTTACCAGATCCTTCATCAAACAGGTAAAAGCCATCCCTTAGGCCAGGGGTGGCCATGATCAACCTCTTACTATCCAGCACGGCGTTGACCCGGACCTGCAGCTGGGCCTGATCAGGTGGGACCATGATGGTCCTGGCCCGTTTATACACCTCCAAGCCCCTCAGCCTCTCGGCCGCCTTATTTTGGCCCGGAAAGGTGGGGATGGTGCCATGGGGGGCTGGGGAGAGCCCTTCGGCCTTCATCATCTTCCAGACCTCCTCCCTAATACGTGCCTTGAGGGTGGAGGGATTCATCCTATCATTTCCTGTATCCATGCGCCCTATGGCTCCAGTATCCTCTCCCCTAATTACCTCCCCCAACCAACCGTAGGTTGATGGCGGCCTGACGCATCCCCCTCATGGGGGACTTCCTCAATTCCCTCATGTTCTGCATGACGGTCCTGCGGGAGAAATCCTCCGGCTCCACCCGTATATGAACTAGGCCGGCTTCACTCACCAATGAGGAAAGCTCCTCGATGGTATAGGCCGCCCGCACTGAATTTAAAAAGGCCCGGGCCTGTCTCTCATTTAATAGAGCGGCGATTTTCTGGACCACTGCGTCATGGGCATCCCGTCTCAGATCGCTTATGTAGATGAACCCCTTTTCGGCGAGGACCTGCTTGATCTCTGCCAGGGCGATATCTACCCTGCGCCAGTGGTGCATCGAGCCGTGGCTGACAATAACTTCTAGGGACTTGGATTTAAAAGGAAGTCGATGGACATCGGCCACCACAAAGGCCACATTCTGCACCCCTTCGGCCCTGACCCTCTCCCTGCCTCGTTGGGCCATGGGTAGGGAGATATCCAGCCCTATCACCAAAAATTGGGGCAAGCGGGTGGCCATCTCTCTGACCAGGCTCCCCGGGCCGGCCCCCAGATCGAGGGCAACCCCAGCGCGCCCTTCTACCAGCTGGGCCACCTCATCGGCGATGAGCAAGGCAGTAATATAGAGGAAGTTGTCCGTGAGGGCCTCGTACTCCTGGACGGCCTCCCCCTCTTCCCCTAGCTCAAATTCTTCCTCTATCCTCTCTTTTCTGTCCATAATCAGGTCTCAAAGAGGTTTTTTTAATTTTCCGCTTGCCTGTAATATAATCTGCCTGGATAAAAGCAGTCAAGAAGATGAAAAAGGGGAGGCGAAACCGCAGGTCCTCCCTTTCTCAATTGTAAAAATTTTTAGTTCTTTTAACTCAAGGTTTCATCTCGTAGTTAAGCTATATTTCTCACGAATTCTTCCCACTTTTTTCTATCTTTCATTTCCATTTTTTCTAAGAAGATCCCTGCCTTAAAATAATATAACGACTCCCTTGAGCCAAAGTCATACCATATAACCCTTCCTATCGCTCTGATCGTTTCGCCTTGTGGAGGTGTCTTTATATCCAATTCCACCATCTTTTCATTCAGTACTAGGTAAGGAATCAGCTTTATGGGTTCTTCTCCTTCCTGAATCAAGAGCCTCCCATCTTTTAAGATTACCTTTAGCTCTGTTGATAGGCCATCGAGAGAGACATTTCTAGCTTCCGCATTGATGGGTGAGGGAGTACCAAACATCCCCAACAGCTTCATACTTAATGGAATAGGGACCTCCAATCTCTTAAATGTACGGCGTTCGCCCTCTCGGCTTTTCCTCTTCATTTATCATTCCTCAATAAAAGTAACTCTTAAAGTACATCTTTTAACTAATCCAAAACAACTTTTTCTCTAGCCTCGTAAGTCCCTTTTTGACCTGGCCCCCTTTATGCCCCGAATTTTTTCAGCTTCAGGGCCGAGGCGAGCATCAGGGGCATCTCGTCTACCGCCAAAAACCTCCCCAGACCGCCCTTGGCACACACTGCCTCGCTGAATTCCCCCACGTCGTCGACCCTCTCATATTTAGAGCAGAGGATAAAGGGATTGGGATGCCAGCTGTGTCCCTTTAGCAATGAAGGGGTGGAGTGATCTCCGGTCACGGCGATGACATCTGGCCCCAGTCTCAGCAGCACCGGGATATGCCGATCCACCTCTTCGATGACCTCAACCTTCTGCTGAAAATTGCCATCTTCACCGTAACTATCGGTCTTTTTGATGTGGAGGTAGAAGAAGTCGAATCGTTCGTAGCTCTCCCTTAAGGTACTAAACTCATCAGCGATGTTTTCGCCTGTCTCCAGGATCTCCATCCCCACCAGCCGGGCCAGCCCCTTGTACATGGGATAGGTGGCAATGCAGGCAGGGGTCAATTTGAATAGCTCAGACATACTGGGGACGTCGGGGATCTGGGAGATCCCCCTCAGGAGAATGGTATTGGCTGGGTGATGGTCTTTTAATATTTGATTGGCCCTATCGAGAAAGAGACCTACTATTCGCGCGGTCCTCTCCGCCTCCGGGGCCAAGGGAGTGGGGGGCCTAGGGGGGTTCCCCTCCCTTTGGGGATCGGTATCCTCCAGACGACCATCCAACCCCTCACCAGAAAACCGCAGGACAAAGCGGTGCTCCTTCCCGTTCCTGATCTCCACTCGCGTCCCTTCTATCTCTTTGATATCCTCTTGCAGGAGACGACATAGCTCTATGTTCCTCTGCGTAGGGATGCGACCGGCCCTGCGGTCGATGATGATCCTTTGCTGGTCCATGGTGGCAAAGTTCCCCCTGGCCACCACATCATCCCTTCCCAGTTCCATCCCAATCCCCAGGGCCTCCAAAACCCCTCTGCCGATCTCATATCTCAAGGGGTCGTAGCCGAACATCCCCAGATGCCCTGGTCCGCTTCCAGGGGTGATCCCTGGGGAAACAGGATCGGTCACCCCACAGATGGAGCGGGAGGCCAGCTCATCCAGATGAGGGGTATGGGCCGTCTCCAACTCAGTCCTGCCATTAACGGGTAGCCCCCCGACACCATCCAAGACCAACAGAATAATCTTGGAGGGGGTCTTCACTGTCAAAGAGCGGATGATTTCCTCGCTGATCATTGCTCACCTCCTTTAAACCTTCAAGGTCCTATAGTCTCATCTCCGTCTATAAAAACATTTCTGTTCCTTATCCTAAAAAGTTGCTAAAAAGGGCCAAAGATTCATTTCATGGGGTTCCAGGGATCTAGGGGCCTAGGATTCTAGTGAAATACAAATCCCTTGAACCCTTGAATCCTCGAATCCTTGAACCCTGATTGAAGGTTAACCCCTTGAATCCTTTCAGTTCCAACAACTAAATGGGAGAGGAGCCACATTTCTTTTGATGTTTTGCCCTTGGAGTTTTTCTCACGTTAAAGGTCTTCTCAATCCATCCAATTGTGCTTTTTCCATCCCCTTATGCTGGATCAAGACCTTGAAGGTATTCCCCATTCCACTGGGGAGGATGAGGTTTTTCACAGTAAGTCGTTCGGCCATGGCCTCCAATTCCCCCTTTTTCCTTGATCTGCCCTTCAATGATATGATGCAATCTTTTTGAAACGATCTTATCTTCCATGACCTAGAGCAACTCTTTCAAGACCCTCAGGTTTACTGCATCCCAATCCTCCCCTTGGGGGTCTTTCCCCTTTGGGGTCTCCAGGATAAAGGGGAGGGTCGCCAAATGGGGGTCCTGCAGGAGGCGGCGAAAGGGCCCTAACCCCAGATGCCCCTGGCCTATATGTTCATGGCGATCTATCCTGGTGCCGGATGCGGCCTTGGAGTCATTGAGGTGGACAACCTTCAGACGGTCCAGGCCGATGATCCGATTAAATTCCTCAAAAGTGGCTTCATACCCCTCCGGGGTGCTGATATCATAACCGGCGGCGAAGACATGGCAGGTATCAAAGCAGACCCCTACCTTTTTATCCTCCTCGATCATCTCGATAATCTTGGCGAAGTGCTCAAAGCGATAGCCCAGATTGGACCCTTGCCCCGCCGTGGTCTCCAGCAAGACCATCACATCCATCCCCCTCTGATGTAGGAGGTTTATCCCCCGGGCTATCTGGTAAAACCCCCCTTCCTCCCCTTCTCCCATATGGGACCCAGGGTGCATCACCAGATAGGGAAGTCCCAGGGCCTGGGCCCGCTGCAACTCCTCCCAGAGGGCCTCGAGGGACCGCTCATAGAGCCCCTTATCGGGGGAGGCGAGGTTGATCAGGTAGCTGTCGTGGGCCACTATAGGCCATATCCCTGTCTCTCCCCGAGCCTTGTGGAAGGCCTCTATATCCTCTGGGATAAAAGGTTTGGCCTGCCACTGGTTGGCATTTTTGGTAAAGATCTGGATAGTATCGCACCCTATCTCCTTCCCCCTCCACAGGGCCTTATAGACCCCACCGGCGATGGACATATGGGCTCCTAAAGACCTCATTTTGCCTCTATAGACCTAACCTCTCTCATCGAACCTCCCCCATCAATTCTTTCACCTTCGTCTCCACCATCCCTTTTATCTCCTCCAGCCTCTCCCTGGAAAAGGCCTCAAACCTGAGGACCAGGGCTGGCTGGGTGTTGGAGGCCCGCAGCAGCCCCCAGCCATCGGGGAACTTGATCCTTACACCATCTACGTCGATGATTGAATACTTTTGACGGAAGTCCTCCTTGGCCCTCTCCACTATCCGGAACTTGACATCATCGGGGCAATCTACCCTGATCTCCGGGGTGACATAGGTCTGGGGGATCCCCTCTAAAAGTTCCGAGATCTTCTTGTCGGTCTTACCCAGAATCTCCAAGAGACGGCAGGAGGCATAGATGGCATCGTCAAAGCCGAAGTAGCGATCGGCGAAGAACATATGTCCGCTCATCTCCCCTGCCAACACAGCCCCCTCCCTCTTCATCTTGTCTTTAATGAGGGAGTGCCCCGTCTTCCACATAATAGCCTGTCCCCCAAGCCTGGTGATCTCATCATAGAGGGTCTGGGAACACTTTGCCTCAGCGATGAAGGTCCCGCCCCCCCTGTCCTGAATGATGTCCCGGGCAAAGATGATCATCAACTTGTCCCCCCAGATGATCTTCCCCCCTTCATCTATAACACCTATCCGATCGGCGTCCCCATCATAGCCTATCCCTAGATC
The nucleotide sequence above comes from Deltaproteobacteria bacterium. Encoded proteins:
- a CDS encoding CBS domain-containing protein gives rise to the protein MKVKKRMAKKLVTIRKDATISDAIRLMKEHSIRHLPVIEGGKLVGWVTEGDIHQAYLASLIEQLSVGDIMIKNPITISPGANLEEAAELLYRHAIGGLPVVDGGKLVGVITVADIMAAFIEVMGILKESSRIDVILGGKPHAFESVSRVIMDHGSEIISVGMSAHQDRKKRVYYLRLTKCDVHAVANKIEEVGYKVVSMTE
- a CDS encoding DUF4332 domain-containing protein gives rise to the protein MGGRFKIHGFIGIALFVLAAVMMRQGQEPFTSYFYCFAWWSYILVADALVYWMQGESLLVNRTRPFLLMIPLSIFVWCIFEAFNFRLANWHYVNVPHEAWRRWVGYAVAYGTVLPGLCETAHLLKGMGIFRGVSWKVLNPSARLLRALVFLGGSSLLATLLLPRYCFPLVWIGFAFLLGPVNYRYGGDSLLQDIEKGELKGLLTLLVAGLICGFLWEFWNFWAQTKWIYTVPFFEEGKLFEMPMFGFLGFPPFAVSAYVIYCFFLLLRQRGRAWIRGALWALLPLFCLLIFTGIDRFTVISHFPLIKDLPGVQEEWKGRLQESGMRKVQDLLRRGQKGLVNVGIPPPEAEELIREAEMITLKGMGMENYLLLQKLGVGSLFDLVQQDPSDLYLRLNEINYRLQKSHRSFTPALVRLWVREAKRRAE
- a CDS encoding class I SAM-dependent methyltransferase, with the translated sequence MDRKERIEEEFELGEEGEAVQEYEALTDNFLYITALLIADEVAQLVEGRAGVALDLGAGPGSLVREMATRLPQFLVIGLDISLPMAQRGRERVRAEGVQNVAFVVADVHRLPFKSKSLEVIVSHGSMHHWRRVDIALAEIKQVLAEKGFIYISDLRRDAHDAVVQKIAALLNERQARAFLNSVRAAYTIEELSSLVSEAGLVHIRVEPEDFSRRTVMQNMRELRKSPMRGMRQAAINLRLVGGGN
- a CDS encoding PilZ domain-containing protein; translated protein: MKRKSREGERRTFKRLEVPIPLSMKLLGMFGTPSPINAEARNVSLDGLSTELKVILKDGRLLIQEGEEPIKLIPYLVLNEKMVELDIKTPPQGETIRAIGRVIWYDFGSRESLYYFKAGIFLEKMEMKDRKKWEEFVRNIA
- a CDS encoding 2,3-bisphosphoglycerate-independent phosphoglycerate mutase, which translates into the protein MISEEIIRSLTVKTPSKIILLVLDGVGGLPVNGRTELETAHTPHLDELASRSICGVTDPVSPGITPGSGPGHLGMFGYDPLRYEIGRGVLEALGIGMELGRDDVVARGNFATMDQQRIIIDRRAGRIPTQRNIELCRLLQEDIKEIEGTRVEIRNGKEHRFVLRFSGEGLDGRLEDTDPQREGNPPRPPTPLAPEAERTARIVGLFLDRANQILKDHHPANTILLRGISQIPDVPSMSELFKLTPACIATYPMYKGLARLVGMEILETGENIADEFSTLRESYERFDFFYLHIKKTDSYGEDGNFQQKVEVIEEVDRHIPVLLRLGPDVIAVTGDHSTPSLLKGHSWHPNPFILCSKYERVDDVGEFSEAVCAKGGLGRFLAVDEMPLMLASALKLKKFGA
- a CDS encoding deoxyribonuclease IV, which codes for MRSLGAHMSIAGGVYKALWRGKEIGCDTIQIFTKNANQWQAKPFIPEDIEAFHKARGETGIWPIVAHDSYLINLASPDKGLYERSLEALWEELQRAQALGLPYLVMHPGSHMGEGEEGGFYQIARGINLLHQRGMDVMVLLETTAGQGSNLGYRFEHFAKIIEMIEEDKKVGVCFDTCHVFAAGYDISTPEGYEATFEEFNRIIGLDRLKVVHLNDSKAASGTRIDRHEHIGQGHLGLGPFRRLLQDPHLATLPFILETPKGKDPQGEDWDAVNLRVLKELL